One Desulfovibrio fairfieldensis genomic window carries:
- the icmT gene encoding IcmT/TraK family protein, whose protein sequence is MKTSRIVWRNTARPVRFFFFDARVLIAFVAFILHISWITFYISTIGAIVFSILERFRITPLAALRYIHTFIFADVREVGSRYLLRRNCRW, encoded by the coding sequence ATGAAAACATCACGCATCGTTTGGCGCAACACGGCACGCCCCGTTCGTTTTTTCTTTTTTGATGCCCGTGTGCTCATAGCATTTGTTGCCTTTATTCTACATATCTCATGGATTACTTTTTATATCAGCACTATTGGTGCTATTGTGTTTTCCATTTTAGAAAGGTTCCGCATTACTCCTTTAGCTGCACTACGCTACATTCATACATTTATTTTCGCAGATGTTAGAGAGGTAGGATCAAGATATTTATTGAGGAGGAACTGTCGGTGGTGA
- a CDS encoding secretin N-terminal domain-containing protein: MKKKHFFRSIAFLLLGVILFGCAHTGAPEQELIESKGRDFTTLSRSKAVDVVAEPYVGAKAVPIRADEQSQAALNTHVTLRKRGTLANIAAAIADMTPLTVQVGADPAPLSGGQKKGAGQSGSGDSGLALPDLLDVPAAGGTSRMLNISYEGSLRGLLDHVAIASGYGWDYDSKTNTVVFSRLSVRTFTILGIPGTKKYTDQITNKSREATRSSIGGSNVNQTVATADTSSQTAQSNTTDYKFDIWADTEKAVKALLSPEGSVVGNQAAGTLTVRDRAENVRQVSNYIAETNKRLSRQIALIINVWALEVTDENEAGLDLQAIFANDDVSIVAGSLSALGGAGTASATIVSGKLKNSTGVLKALKEWGNATQATSGGGLAVSNQPLSAQAIHKINYIAGSSTSQSDYGQTTEITPGEVTTGFSMTVIPHILDRRRVLLQYTINLVLLDELSEYATNDLTIQLPKTSTRAFTQRSSMQMGQTLVLAGFQDQSQKLANSLGLLNFGRGAKYGKTLLVVTMQLEAAGGGTED; encoded by the coding sequence ATGAAAAAGAAACACTTCTTTCGCAGCATAGCCTTCCTTCTCCTTGGCGTAATCCTGTTCGGCTGTGCCCACACGGGCGCGCCGGAACAGGAACTTATAGAATCCAAGGGCCGGGACTTCACGACGCTTTCCCGCTCCAAAGCTGTGGACGTGGTTGCCGAACCCTACGTGGGTGCGAAGGCCGTGCCGATCCGGGCGGACGAGCAGTCCCAGGCGGCCCTTAACACCCATGTGACGTTGCGCAAGCGCGGCACTCTGGCCAACATTGCCGCAGCCATAGCGGACATGACGCCGCTGACCGTTCAGGTGGGTGCGGATCCGGCTCCGCTTTCCGGCGGCCAGAAGAAGGGAGCCGGCCAATCCGGCTCGGGCGATAGCGGCCTGGCCCTGCCGGATCTGCTGGACGTGCCCGCTGCCGGCGGCACGTCACGGATGCTCAATATTTCCTATGAAGGCTCTCTGCGCGGCCTGCTGGATCATGTGGCCATCGCATCGGGCTATGGCTGGGATTACGACTCAAAGACAAATACCGTCGTCTTCTCCCGATTGTCGGTCCGGACATTCACGATCCTGGGCATACCGGGCACGAAAAAGTACACGGACCAGATCACCAACAAGTCGCGGGAAGCGACACGCTCCAGCATCGGCGGCTCCAACGTCAACCAGACGGTAGCCACTGCGGATACCTCCAGCCAGACGGCACAGTCCAATACCACTGACTATAAATTCGATATCTGGGCGGACACGGAAAAGGCCGTCAAGGCCCTGCTCTCGCCGGAAGGCAGCGTGGTGGGCAACCAGGCCGCCGGCACGCTCACAGTCCGTGACCGAGCGGAAAATGTCCGCCAGGTCAGCAATTACATTGCCGAAACCAACAAACGGCTGTCCCGCCAGATTGCGCTCATCATTAACGTCTGGGCGCTGGAAGTCACGGATGAAAATGAGGCGGGTCTGGATCTGCAAGCCATTTTTGCCAATGACGATGTGTCCATCGTGGCCGGCAGCCTGTCCGCCCTAGGCGGAGCGGGCACGGCCAGCGCCACCATCGTATCCGGTAAACTCAAGAACTCCACGGGCGTTTTGAAGGCCCTGAAGGAATGGGGCAACGCCACGCAGGCGACGTCAGGCGGCGGCCTAGCCGTTTCCAATCAGCCCCTGTCCGCGCAGGCCATCCATAAAATCAACTATATCGCCGGCTCGTCCACGTCACAGTCGGATTACGGCCAGACCACGGAAATCACACCCGGTGAAGTGACCACCGGCTTTTCGATGACGGTTATCCCGCACATTCTGGATCGCCGCCGTGTGCTCCTCCAGTACACTATCAATCTGGTCCTACTGGATGAACTGAGCGAGTACGCCACCAACGATCTGACCATTCAACTGCCCAAAACCAGCACCCGCGCCTTTACGCAACGCTCGTCCATGCAGATGGGCCAGACGCTGGTGCTGGCCGGATTCCAGGACCAGTCGCAGAAACTGGCCAACTCCCTGGGCCTGCTCAATTTCGGGCGCGGTGCCAAATACGGCAAAACCCTGCTGGTTGTCACCATGCAACTGGAAGCCGCCGGCGGCGGGACCGAGGATTAA
- a CDS encoding ATPase, T2SS/T4P/T4SS family codes for MNAMKNSGNAPEALFFDDFEQVSEKVRGKVALIDGVLHISEDLKGNLDMVALVARLRRRGIPSPVLHKPSEFEERYAKFAVRRARGQNEIQQLAIDLIARAHKAGASDIHIVDTGTYTRIKFRVLGLLREDSQMEAETGRQMISTIYGILGQSADSPSFNAIERQDGRVVKRDYLPEGVHSVRIHTEPIECAHAENGTGTFMALRLLYDSTMATGSLEERLSALGFAESQCRDMYFLTKRTGLTVISGPTGHGKSTVLKHTMESQTETAPEKAYHSVEDPPEFHMRDVNQIKVTTKQEGDYDRAKRAAAYINAIAGTMRSDSDVLMIGEIRYPEAAVAAIDAALTGQAVWATVHANNGFGIVTRFESLLRSAGYLDPLNVLCDPNVLAGLEYQRLIPKLCPQCKIPWREVKSEERGQHIPDDVYQRLSSVLELEELEGDSRHDGIFIQNFDGCPNCLAGLKNQTVAAEVIVLDMDILGLLRAGNLPEAHLAWREKGGMTYIEHALQHVRQGLVDPVRAESRLGVPWTFNKFFDQKGGVR; via the coding sequence ATGAACGCCATGAAGAATTCCGGCAACGCCCCTGAAGCCCTGTTTTTCGACGATTTCGAACAGGTTTCGGAAAAGGTGCGCGGCAAGGTGGCCCTGATCGACGGCGTGTTGCACATTTCCGAAGATCTTAAGGGCAACCTGGATATGGTCGCCCTGGTGGCCCGTCTGCGCCGCCGGGGCATTCCCTCGCCCGTCCTCCACAAGCCCAGCGAATTTGAGGAACGCTATGCCAAGTTTGCCGTGCGCCGCGCGCGTGGTCAAAACGAGATTCAACAACTGGCCATTGACCTGATTGCCCGCGCCCATAAGGCCGGTGCGTCGGATATCCATATTGTGGATACGGGCACCTACACCCGCATCAAATTCCGCGTCTTGGGCTTGCTCCGCGAAGATTCACAGATGGAGGCCGAAACCGGCCGCCAGATGATTTCCACCATCTACGGCATCCTGGGACAGTCCGCGGATTCTCCGTCCTTCAACGCCATCGAGCGGCAGGACGGGCGCGTGGTCAAGCGGGACTATCTGCCCGAAGGCGTTCATTCCGTGCGTATCCATACGGAGCCTATCGAGTGCGCCCATGCCGAGAACGGCACGGGCACGTTCATGGCCCTGCGCCTGCTGTACGACTCCACTATGGCCACGGGATCGCTGGAAGAACGCCTTTCGGCCCTGGGCTTTGCGGAAAGCCAGTGCCGGGACATGTACTTTCTAACCAAGCGCACCGGCCTGACGGTCATTTCCGGCCCCACCGGGCACGGCAAGTCCACGGTCCTGAAGCATACGATGGAATCCCAGACGGAAACCGCTCCGGAGAAGGCCTATCACTCCGTGGAAGACCCGCCGGAATTTCACATGCGCGATGTGAACCAGATCAAGGTCACAACCAAGCAGGAGGGCGACTATGACCGGGCCAAGCGGGCCGCCGCATACATCAACGCCATTGCCGGCACCATGCGCTCGGATTCCGATGTGCTGATGATCGGTGAAATACGCTACCCGGAAGCAGCCGTGGCGGCCATTGACGCGGCCCTGACAGGCCAGGCCGTCTGGGCCACCGTGCATGCCAACAATGGCTTTGGCATCGTCACCCGCTTTGAAAGCCTGCTGCGGTCCGCCGGCTACCTGGATCCCCTGAACGTGCTCTGCGATCCCAACGTGCTGGCCGGCCTGGAGTATCAGCGCCTGATCCCCAAACTTTGCCCGCAGTGCAAGATTCCCTGGCGTGAGGTCAAGTCTGAGGAACGCGGCCAGCACATTCCCGACGATGTGTATCAGCGCCTTTCCAGCGTTCTGGAACTGGAAGAACTTGAGGGTGATTCCCGGCACGACGGGATCTTTATCCAGAACTTTGACGGCTGCCCCAACTGTTTGGCCGGGCTCAAAAACCAGACCGTGGCGGCGGAAGTCATTGTGCTGGACATGGACATTCTCGGTCTGCTGCGCGCGGGCAACCTGCCGGAAGCCCATTTGGCCTGGCGGGAAAAGGGCGGCATGACCTATATCGAACATGCGCTTCAGCATGTACGCCAGGGCCTTGTGGACCCGGTGCGCGCGGAAAGTCGCCTGGGTGTGCCCTGGACGTTCAACAAGTTTTTTGACCAAAAGGGCGGCGTGAGATGA
- the pilO2 gene encoding type 4b pilus protein PilO2, whose protein sequence is MRMVIINKRPWAVGLDWSSTRMEKLSRSRLLEMAQKIDPAFDMMAVQRRLYGFGSSGRPEDWKKARSLAAFIPLPPSFLGLFALEDIQGETFWWVIGRQNGQNVGQGDAVYATRQEAEQELKSLNELLDNSIAEVVMQEDPAHSLAWLEPLLHVGPGAVLRRRGCLESLQEAPGRVSPAVLGAGLALGLLIGGGLAFNAWREHQAEQASLESARLAKLNKEQRRQELLAHPENYFEQIWTQAPLAVDVAEPCMEALLAQPTVANGWMLSEASCAGRAVSVAWAHQSQADFLSLPAKAILKSPQLAVSRMTLATGRKARTGQNYPGILTRETATRHLYQITQQAGARLRLAFQKPEKRSIDKVELSAPWIKGEWTLSAVPGSLLQERALWRALSALPGLTLERISFKNEVWTLQGNIHARER, encoded by the coding sequence ATGCGCATGGTCATCATCAATAAGCGTCCCTGGGCCGTGGGCCTGGACTGGTCTTCGACCAGGATGGAAAAGCTTTCCCGTTCCCGCCTGCTGGAAATGGCCCAAAAGATCGACCCGGCCTTTGACATGATGGCCGTGCAGCGGCGTCTGTACGGCTTCGGATCCAGTGGCCGGCCTGAAGACTGGAAAAAGGCCCGCTCGCTGGCGGCGTTCATACCGCTGCCTCCGTCCTTCCTCGGCCTGTTCGCCCTGGAGGATATCCAGGGAGAAACCTTCTGGTGGGTCATTGGCCGCCAGAACGGCCAGAATGTGGGCCAGGGCGATGCGGTCTATGCGACGCGCCAGGAGGCGGAACAGGAACTGAAAAGCCTGAATGAACTGCTGGATAACAGCATTGCGGAAGTCGTCATGCAGGAGGATCCGGCGCACAGCCTGGCTTGGCTGGAACCGCTGCTGCATGTGGGGCCGGGCGCTGTGCTGCGTCGGCGCGGCTGTCTTGAATCGCTCCAGGAAGCGCCCGGGCGCGTTTCGCCGGCGGTCCTTGGCGCGGGCCTGGCCCTGGGCCTGCTGATCGGCGGCGGCCTGGCCTTCAACGCATGGCGTGAACATCAGGCGGAACAGGCCTCGCTGGAGTCGGCCCGGCTGGCAAAATTGAACAAAGAGCAGCGCCGCCAGGAACTGCTTGCCCATCCGGAGAACTATTTCGAGCAGATCTGGACGCAAGCTCCCCTGGCCGTGGACGTGGCCGAACCCTGCATGGAGGCGCTGCTGGCCCAGCCCACGGTGGCCAACGGCTGGATGTTGTCTGAAGCCTCCTGTGCGGGCCGTGCCGTCAGCGTCGCCTGGGCGCACCAGAGTCAGGCTGATTTCCTGAGCCTGCCGGCAAAGGCAATATTGAAAAGCCCGCAGCTCGCCGTATCCCGGATGACGCTGGCCACGGGCCGGAAGGCCCGTACCGGCCAGAACTACCCCGGCATCCTGACGCGTGAAACCGCCACCCGGCATCTCTACCAGATCACCCAGCAGGCGGGTGCCCGGCTGCGTCTGGCATTTCAGAAGCCGGAAAAACGCAGCATCGACAAGGTTGAGCTGTCGGCTCCCTGGATCAAGGGAGAATGGACCCTGAGCGCCGTTCCCGGCTCCCTGCTGCAAGAGCGCGCGCTCTGGCGCGCCTTGTCCGCCTTGCCGGGCCTGACGCTGGAGCGGATCAGCTTCAAAAATGAAGTCTGGACGCTCCAGGGAAATATCCACGCCAGGGAAAGATGA
- a CDS encoding toxin co-regulated pilus biosynthesis Q family protein, producing MSSAPSSEAPTPVVATAIEAVPVWEIHKGEMLRGLMEGWAAIAGYSLIWNAQNDYEMRSSATFSGVFVDAVKNFFAALQANGLALRVTIYQGNKVMEVSEH from the coding sequence GTGTCTTCAGCTCCGTCCAGCGAAGCCCCCACGCCGGTAGTCGCCACGGCCATTGAGGCCGTACCCGTCTGGGAGATCCACAAGGGCGAAATGCTGCGTGGCCTGATGGAAGGCTGGGCCGCCATAGCCGGTTACAGCCTGATCTGGAATGCCCAGAATGACTATGAAATGCGGAGTTCCGCAACCTTCTCCGGCGTCTTCGTGGACGCGGTGAAAAACTTCTTTGCGGCTCTTCAGGCTAACGGCCTTGCCCTGCGTGTGACCATCTACCAGGGCAACAAGGTCATGGAAGTGTCGGAACACTAA